The Sphingomonas sanguinis nucleotide sequence TGCACCGGGCCAAGCCGCCCAGGGCAGAGGCGACCGCGCGGCCGCGATCGCGACCAGCGCCAACCCCGAGTCCATCAGCAGGATCGATCCGGCCCCCAGCAATGCGGTACCGAAGACGCCCAGCCGAACCGAGCCGAAGGACGAACCGGCACGCGGCAGTCGCCCCATCATGCCGATACCGACCAATACCAGCGCGACCGCCAGCAACAGGCTGCGCGTCTCGGGCGTCACCTGCGGCCCCAGCAGCATCCCGATCCGGATCGCCACCGCCGCCAGCACGCCTTGCGCGAGCATGACCCCGCCGAGCACCGGGGCCGACCGGCCGGTCCGTTCCGCCAGCCGCTCGGTAAAACCGCTCAGCCGCCCGCCCGCCTGTGACAGCAGGGTCGCGACCAGAACGATCATCAACCCATCCATCAGCTGGCCAGACGCACCGAACAGGCCTCGGCAAAGTCGTTCGCGGTCTGCCAGTCCTGTCGCTCGCTGGCGATGGCGTCGCTCAGGATCGCGAACCAGCCATGGACGGGCACCCCGGTCTGCTCGCGCATCAGCGCGCGGTCGATGAAATGGGTGACGGTGACCGCCGGGACGAGGCCATGGCGATGGGCGATGCGGCGAATCGCCTCTATCCCGTCGAGCAGCTCGGCCGCCCGCGCATAGGGCGCGGACACGTCGAGCGCGGCGATCCTGGCCCAGAGCTGGTCGCGAATCTCGGCGGCAGCCATGCTCCCATGGGGTGATTCGCCCGGCTCCATCGTGATGGTCATCCCTCTCATGCGCGTCCCGATAGCGGGAAGTCGCGCCATTTCCATAGAGGCTTGGCCGTAAAGAGGGGCTTA carries:
- a CDS encoding TMEM165/GDT1 family protein produces the protein MIVLVATLLSQAGGRLSGFTERLAERTGRSAPVLGGVMLAQGVLAAVAIRIGMLLGPQVTPETRSLLLAVALVLVGIGMMGRLPRAGSSFGSVRLGVFGTALLGAGSILLMDSGLALVAIAAARSPLPWAAWPGAVLGLLGALLPAILLGPREWRRLPWRPIRMTGGAIMILIGIVIALSAKGLI